In the genome of Vicia villosa cultivar HV-30 ecotype Madison, WI linkage group LG7, Vvil1.0, whole genome shotgun sequence, one region contains:
- the LOC131617406 gene encoding uncharacterized protein LOC131617406, whose amino-acid sequence MTCFCFLVDQRIIVRRSKPVAGTCSRCCKGASVADMITQTRFCYVPFYCSSWKAIVCTFCGAILKSYR is encoded by the coding sequence ATGACTTGTTTCTGCTTCCTAGTTGATCAGAGAATAATTGTTCGACGGAGCAAGCCGGTGGCAGGAACCTGTTCTCGGTGTTGCAAAGGTGCAAGTGTGGCTGATATGATTACACAAACAAGATTTTGCTATGTTCCTTTCTACTGTAGTTCTTGGAAAGCTATTGTATGTACTTTTTGTGGAGCTATTCTCAAATCTTACAGATAA